One segment of Panicum virgatum strain AP13 chromosome 3K, P.virgatum_v5, whole genome shotgun sequence DNA contains the following:
- the LOC120698063 gene encoding reticulon-like protein B1, protein MAEQHKEESVLEKISDKLHGRGGGGSSSSSDSDDDRSSATAAVKAKIYRLFGREKPVHSVLGGGKPADLFLWRNKKISGGVLAGATAIWLLFEVMDYHMLTLLCHCLILTLAILFLWSNATTFINKSPPNIPEVKIPEDLAVNVARSLRYEINRGFATLREIGQGHDLKKFLIVIAGLWILSVLGTCCNFLTLFYIVFMVLYTVPVLYEKYEDKVDAFGEKAMVELKKYYAIFDEKCLSKIPKGPSKDKKLH, encoded by the exons atggcggagcagcACAAGGAGGAGTCGGTGCTGGAGAAGATCTCGGACAAGCTCCAcggccgcgggggcggcggctcatcgtcgtcgtcggactcGGACGACGACCGCTCGTCGGCGACGGCCGCGGTGAAGGCCAAGATCTACCGCCTCTTCGGCCGCGAGAAGCCCGTCCACtccgtcctcggcggcggcaagc CTGCCGATCTGTTTCTATGGAGGAACAAGAAGATTTCTGGTGGTGTGCTTGCTGGCGCAACTGCCATCTGGCTGCTGTTTGAGGTCATGGACTACCACATGCTCACCCTGTTATGCCACTGCCTCATCCTCACCCTGGCCATCCTGTTCCTCTGGTCGAATGCCACCACTTTCATCAACAA GTCTCCTCCTAACATCCCTGAGGTGAAGATCCCAGAGGACCTGGCAGTGAATGTTGCACGTTCACTGAGATACGAGATCAACAGGGGCTTTGCTACCTTGAGGGAGATCGGTCAGGGCCATGACCTGAAGAAGTTTCTGATT GTAATTGCAGGACTGTGGATCCTTTCCGTTCTTGGGACCTGCTGCAATTTCCTCACCTTGTTCTACATAG TCTTTATGGTTTTGTACACTGTGCCGGTCCTGTATGAGAAGTATGAGGATAAGGTTGATGCTTTTGGAGAGAAGGCCATGGTCGAGCTGAAGAAGTACTACGCCATCTTCGACGAGAAATGCCTATCAAAGATTCCGAAGGGTCCGTCAAAAGACAAGAAGCTGCATTAG